In a genomic window of Zingiber officinale cultivar Zhangliang chromosome 9B, Zo_v1.1, whole genome shotgun sequence:
- the LOC122025180 gene encoding zinc finger MYM-type protein 1-like, which produces MISGKKRKRVEEFIESQRGAIDRSIVKESKNSSLEDLVNEEKQENNDNELHEGLAIENDIEGDVNEIEDNESGDDLDFKNNYSKSDNDVINEVNEEPSSSIPLDIFDPKNWENLDPKWNDQLVEKGPIRDVLTGKGPKDKSNRRFSSDFYTRILPNGQKHHRDWLVYSQALDKAFYFCCKLFKRGPQPSQLANEGYCDWGHLSSRLKEHETSIEHINYYVSWSELRIRLMKGTTIDHAIQDQIKKAKEHWRKVLHRLISLVKFLAKQNIAFRGSNEKLYDDNNGNFMVAVEMIAEWDSVMREHIERNIHHHYLSHKIQNELICMLASQIKSSILEIIKKAKFFSIILDCTPDVSNQEQMTLVIRCVDVSTSPMKVEEYFLGFLKVDDTTGQGLFEELQNVLKSFDLDIDNVRGQGYDNGANMKGRHQGVQKKLLDINPRALYTPCGYHCLNLILCDIANSCEKAKDFFEVIQRIYTIFSHSTKRWKILIDHVTVKGLTLKPLSITRWESRTESVKAVVLQAQQIREALLQVVEEKKDTDSKIRSEAKSLATFELGNFELLVGMIIWYEILGKVNIVSKNLQSENMLIDVAMTKIKGLIASFEEYRESGFGQAINTAKELTSTIEIDPVFLEKRQIYRKRHFDEVTYESSKLPLPQESAEEAFRVHYFLFIVDQTIGSLKKRFEQYEEYEDLFGFLFTAEKLSSLMDEDLKARCKNLERKLQRKNGTRQDVSDLDGDDLYQELKIIQHILPKETKTASEILIFLQRMNCFPNSFIAYRILLTIPVTVASAERSFSKLKLLKCCLRSTMTQTRLNALAMISIESEFLEKLNYEKLIDDFANKTARRSVFHS; this is translated from the coding sequence ATGATAAgcggaaaaaaaagaaaaagagttgAAGAATTTATTGAGTCTCAAAGAGGGGCAATTGACAGATCTATTGTCAAAGAATCGAAAAATTCATCACTTGAAGATTTGGTTaatgaagaaaaacaagaaaacaatgATAATGAATTACATGAAGGCTTAGCCATTGAAAATGATATAGAGGGAGATGTGAATGAGATTGAAGACAATGAAAGTGGTGATGACTtagactttaaaaataattattctaaaAGTGATAATGATGTTATTAATGAAGTGAATGAAGAACCAAGTTCATCAATTCCACTTGACATTTTTGATCCTAAAAATTGGGAGAATTTAGATCCCAAGTGGAATGATCAATTAGTGGAAAAGGGCCCTATAAGAGATGTATTAACAGGGAAAGGTCCCAAAGATAAATCAAATAGACGATTCTCTTCAGATTTCTATACTCGGATTTTGCCAAATGGTCAAAAGCACCATAGAGATTGGTTGGTCTACTCACAAGCACTTGATAAagcattttatttttgttgcaagTTGTTCAAAAGGGGGCCTCAACCAAGTCAACTAGCAAATGAGGGATACTGTGATTGGGGGCATCTTAGTAGcagacttaaagaacatgagacaAGTATTGAGCATATCAATTATTATGTTAGTTGGTCTGAGTTGCGTatcaggttaatgaagggtacaaCAATTGATCATGCTATTCAAGATCAAATCAAGAAGGCAAAAGAGCATTGGAGGAAGGTATTACATCGATTAATTTCACTTGTGAAATTTTTGGCTAAACAAAATATAGCATTTCGTGGTAGTAATGAGAAACTTTATGATGATAACAATGGAAATTTTATGGTTGCTGTTGAGATGATTGCTGAGTGGGACTCAGTGATGAGGGAACATATTGAAAGAAATATACATCATCATTATCTTAGCCACAAAATTCAGAATGAATTGATATGCATGTTAGCTTCTCAAAtaaagagttctattcttgaaatCATTAAAAAAGCTAAGTTCTTTTCTATAATACTTGATTGCACTCCTGATGTTAGTAACCAAGAGCAAATGACTTTAGTTATAAGATGTGTTGATGTTTCTACAAGCCCAATGAAAGTAGAAGAATACTTTTTGGGATTTTTAAAAGTAGATGATACAACGGGACAAGGCTTGTTTGAAGAACTGCAAAATGTGTTGAAGAGTTTTGAtcttgatattgataatgtgagaggGCAGGGATATGATAATGGGGCAAATATGAAAGGGAGGCACCAAGGCGTACAAAAAAAATTGTTGGATATAAATCCCAGAGCATTGTATACTCCATGTGGTTATCATTGTTTGAATTTAATACTTTGTGATATTGCAAATTCCTGTGAAAAAGCGAAAGACTTTTTTGAAGTAATACAACGGATTTATACAATATTTTCTCATTCTACAAAGAGATGGAAGATTTTGATAGATCATGTAACGGTAAAAGGTTTAACTCTCAAGCCATTGTCAATCACTCGATGGGAAAGTCGTACTGAAAGTGTAAAAGCAGTGGTACTTCAAGCTCAACAAATCAGAGAAGCTTTACTTCAAGTTGTAGAAGAAAAAAAAGACACTGACTCTAAAATAAGAAGTGAAGCTAAGTCTTTAGCAACATTTGAACTTGGAAATTTTGAGCTTTTAGTGGGTATGATTATTTGGTATGAGATATTGGGTAAGGTTAATATTGTTAGCAAAAACTTACAATCTGAAAACATGCTTATTGACGTTGCTATGACCAAGATTAAGGGGTTAATTGCTTCTTTTGAAGAGTATAGAGAATCTGGATTTGGACAAGCTATCAATACAGCAAAAGAACTTACTTCAACAATAGAGATTGATCCCGTTTTTCTTGAAAAAAGACAAATATATAGAAAAAGGCATTTTGATGAGGTTACATATGAGTCTTCGAAACTACCTCTACCTCAAGAATCTGCTGAGGAAGCTTTTAGAGTTCATTATTTCTTGTTCATAGTAGATCAAACAATTGGGTCATTGAAGAAAAGGTTTGAGCAATATGAGGAATATGAAGATCTTTTTGGATTTCTTTTCACAGCTGAAAAGTTGAGTTCATTGATGGATGAGGACTTGAAAGCTCGTTGTAAGAATCTTGAAAGGAAACTACAAAGAAAAAATGGTACAAGACAAGATGTTTCAGATTTGGATGGAGATGACTTATATCAAGAACTGAAAATCATACAACATATTCTACCAAAGGAAACAAAAACAGCAAGTGAAATACTAATTTTTTTGCAAAGAATGAATTGTTTCCCGAATTCATTCATTGCATACAGGATATTATTAACTATTCCGGTGACTGTCGCATCTGCAGAAAGAAGCTTTTCTAAATTGAAGTTGTTGAAATGTTGTTTGAGATCAACCATGACCCAAACAAGATTGAATGCATTAGCTATGATTTCGATTGAGAGTGAGTTTTTAGAAAAACTGAATTATGAAAAATTGATCGATGACTTTGCAAATAAAACTGCAAGAAGATCAGTTTTTCATAGTTAA